One stretch of Haladaptatus sp. R4 DNA includes these proteins:
- a CDS encoding succinylglutamate desuccinylase/aspartoacylase family protein has protein sequence MTKSTNDTSDRQTSRRTFLQLGTTAVAATALGYSTTGLGAASSRDTYKIREGTPDETEVVVIDSGSSGPTAVVVGGMHGNEPAGYKAAERMSEWSIDRGTLVLIPKSNPVAIEKDTYSNEKGNLNRQFPPGKTPSTPLARAIWGVITDHDADLVFNLHSSQGIYKENVGPDGVGQAIYPTTVKGARGNATKAAKYVNENYLGDRKDYYRFKRGNLIDGTRPLLIHKVDADLHKPGFIVETTRYETDLETRVNWTLHVVAYLLDQYSIRDVSGSSGGSGGDSNDTTDSDGSSSDDSSSDDSGSDDSSSGDGDSGNNSSDASDSDDSSSDDSTGSDGSRAMGPKAPTNRSGWS, from the coding sequence ATGACAAAATCAACGAACGATACTTCGGACAGGCAGACGAGTCGGCGAACGTTCCTGCAACTGGGGACGACAGCGGTCGCGGCCACGGCGCTCGGCTACTCGACAACCGGTCTCGGAGCCGCGAGTTCGAGGGATACGTACAAGATTCGTGAGGGAACACCCGACGAGACGGAAGTCGTCGTCATCGATTCGGGGTCGTCCGGCCCAACCGCGGTCGTTGTCGGCGGGATGCACGGCAACGAACCGGCAGGATACAAAGCGGCCGAGCGGATGAGCGAGTGGTCCATCGACAGGGGAACACTCGTTTTGATTCCCAAATCGAACCCGGTCGCCATCGAGAAGGACACCTACTCGAACGAGAAGGGGAACCTCAACCGACAGTTCCCGCCCGGAAAGACGCCATCGACACCGCTCGCGCGAGCCATCTGGGGCGTCATCACCGACCACGACGCCGATTTGGTGTTCAACCTCCATAGCTCACAGGGCATTTATAAGGAGAACGTCGGCCCGGACGGCGTCGGTCAGGCCATCTACCCCACGACGGTGAAAGGGGCGAGAGGAAACGCGACGAAGGCCGCGAAATACGTGAACGAGAACTATCTGGGCGACCGGAAGGACTACTACCGGTTCAAGCGCGGGAACCTGATCGACGGGACCCGTCCCCTGTTGATACACAAGGTGGACGCCGACCTCCACAAACCCGGCTTCATCGTGGAAACGACGCGGTACGAGACGGACCTGGAAACGCGGGTGAACTGGACGCTTCACGTCGTGGCGTATCTCCTCGACCAGTATTCGATCCGCGACGTTTCGGGGTCCTCGGGAGGTTCCGGCGGCGATTCGAACGACACGACCGATTCCGACGGCAGCAGTTCCGACGACAGCAGTTCGGATGACAGCGGTTCCGACGATAGCAGTTCGGGTGATGGCGATTCGGGCAACAACTCGTCCGACGCGAGCGATTCCGACGACAGTTCGTCCGACGATTCGACCGGTTCAGACGGCAGTCGGGCGATGGGACCGAAAGCTCCGACGAATCGGTCGGGGTGGTCCTGA
- a CDS encoding MBL fold metallo-hydrolase: MRITFLGTGSAMPTGSRFQSGIVVEADGRRVLVDCGSGVIHRLQQSGVGYENISTVLLTHHHVDHVSDLMPLLKARWLAGEEHLEVVGPTGTKRLLDGLLSVHDYLDGKIDLQVREITPDEEFDVAGFSVEGFETRHSMDCLAYKFEDEFTFSGDSEAFSGLANFADGSAVLVHDCSFPDEVDVSNHPTPSQLGEALSGTDIGRVYLTHLYPHTDGKHEAMLKSIAAEYDGDVGFAEDLLSVEI, translated from the coding sequence ATGCGAATCACGTTTCTCGGCACGGGAAGCGCGATGCCGACCGGGAGTCGGTTTCAATCGGGCATCGTCGTCGAAGCGGACGGGCGTCGCGTCCTCGTGGACTGCGGCAGTGGCGTCATCCACCGCCTCCAGCAGTCCGGCGTCGGCTACGAAAACATCTCGACCGTCCTCCTGACTCACCACCACGTCGACCACGTTTCGGACCTCATGCCCCTCCTGAAGGCCCGGTGGCTTGCCGGGGAGGAACACCTCGAAGTCGTCGGCCCCACCGGAACGAAACGCCTCCTCGACGGGTTGCTCTCCGTACACGACTATCTCGACGGGAAAATCGACCTGCAAGTACGCGAAATCACCCCCGACGAGGAGTTCGACGTCGCGGGATTCAGCGTCGAAGGGTTCGAGACGCGCCACTCGATGGACTGTCTGGCGTACAAGTTCGAGGACGAGTTCACGTTCAGCGGCGACAGCGAGGCGTTTTCCGGGTTGGCGAACTTCGCCGACGGCAGCGCCGTCCTCGTCCACGACTGTTCGTTCCCCGACGAGGTGGACGTGTCGAACCACCCGACGCCGTCGCAACTCGGCGAGGCGCTCTCCGGGACGGACATCGGACGCGTGTATCTCACCCACCTCTACCCGCACACGGACGGCAAACACGAAGCGATGTTGAAGTCGATTGCGGCGGAGTACGACGGCGATGTCGGATTCGCGGAAGACCTGCTGTCCGTCGAAATCTAA
- a CDS encoding DUF4013 domain-containing protein produces MLEEAIGYPTKGDSGIARIIIGGTLAFFSFLLIPGIFVGGYMMQVLAATSRDEELPPDFTDWGVMFVDGLKGFVVGFVYALVPIIIMIVMFALIGLGNSGDSTGVLSGIGVLGLLVTFVLAFAVQYLLPAALTNLARTGNVGAAFDFETLGPVLKSTEYITAVVLTLLVAIAGGMFFGVFVAVTLGFGVILAPFFYFWLYLAGCYMFGTAFGKEVTPRQESTDRAATSMD; encoded by the coding sequence ATGCTCGAAGAAGCGATAGGATACCCGACGAAGGGAGACAGCGGAATTGCACGGATCATCATTGGCGGAACGTTGGCGTTCTTCTCCTTCCTCCTCATTCCCGGCATCTTCGTCGGGGGATACATGATGCAGGTGTTGGCGGCGACGTCGCGAGACGAGGAACTACCGCCCGACTTCACGGATTGGGGGGTGATGTTCGTGGACGGACTCAAAGGATTCGTCGTCGGGTTCGTGTACGCGCTCGTTCCCATCATCATCATGATCGTGATGTTCGCCCTCATCGGTCTCGGTAACTCGGGCGATTCTACCGGGGTGCTTAGCGGCATCGGTGTGCTCGGCCTCCTCGTCACCTTCGTTCTCGCGTTCGCGGTTCAGTATCTCCTCCCCGCTGCGTTAACGAACCTCGCCCGAACGGGGAACGTCGGCGCGGCGTTCGATTTCGAAACCCTCGGCCCGGTACTGAAGAGCACGGAGTACATCACCGCCGTCGTGCTGACGCTGCTCGTGGCAATCGCTGGAGGCATGTTCTTCGGGGTCTTCGTCGCGGTCACGCTCGGATTCGGAGTCATACTGGCCCCGTTCTTCTACTTCTGGCTCTATCTCGCTGGGTGCTACATGTTCGGAACGGCGTTCGGTAAAGAGGTCACTCCCCGACAGGAATCGACCGACCGGGCCGCGACGTCGATGGATTGA
- a CDS encoding DUF4013 domain-containing protein — translation MFNESVQYLKDSDDAVTKVLVGGLLVIFSFLIIPAIVLEGYMIRVLREVSEGDTEAPMFDEWTELFVDGLKALVITFIYLLVPTVIAFVFIGGGAALANNSTFVGGFVAVVGSVLTFLAGIAVWYTLPAALVRFAEKNTMGSAFEYESYLPILRDRDYATGWLIALAVVVVAGVVVSAIAAVPIVGWVVGAFVAFYAHVMVAFIYGTAYAEADEHRLREGPEVEEGRPAV, via the coding sequence ATGTTCAACGAAAGCGTTCAGTATCTGAAAGACAGTGACGACGCGGTGACGAAAGTGCTCGTCGGGGGGCTACTCGTCATCTTTAGCTTCCTGATCATCCCGGCCATCGTGCTGGAGGGGTACATGATCCGCGTCCTCCGTGAGGTTTCGGAGGGCGACACGGAGGCACCGATGTTCGACGAATGGACGGAATTGTTCGTGGATGGACTGAAGGCGCTGGTCATCACGTTCATCTATCTCCTCGTCCCGACGGTGATCGCCTTCGTCTTCATCGGCGGCGGTGCGGCGCTCGCGAACAACTCCACGTTCGTGGGGGGATTCGTGGCGGTCGTCGGAAGCGTGTTGACGTTCCTGGCCGGAATCGCCGTGTGGTACACGCTGCCCGCCGCGCTCGTCCGATTCGCCGAGAAGAACACGATGGGGTCGGCGTTCGAGTACGAATCGTACCTGCCCATCCTCCGTGACCGCGACTACGCCACGGGATGGCTCATCGCGCTGGCCGTCGTGGTCGTCGCCGGTGTCGTCGTGAGCGCCATCGCCGCGGTTCCGATCGTCGGATGGGTGGTCGGCGCGTTCGTCGCCTTCTACGCCCACGTGATGGTGGCGTTCATCTACGGCACCGCCTACGCGGAAGCCGACGAACACCGACTGCGCGAGGGACCGGAAGTCGAAGAGGGACGACCGGCGGTCTAA
- a CDS encoding DUF6544 family protein: MVPESRTVKRTIPWIVPSTLVAVLAVIVGRRRFDHEIQRHLDELRSDANAPERRVFTEADIDGLPDPVRRYFESVLAEGQPYVRTVRLDQRGQFRLGGRDAQWRPLDATQHFSVRPPAFVWDAEIGVLPLLSVHVLDLYKRRQGFLRARLLSAIPVASAGPSPEMNAGELVRYLAEAVWFPTALLPASGVEWEAVDERSARATLEHDGVSASLVFHFNERGEVERVTTERYRQEDDSFVPWTGRFSDYEVRNGLRIPTDATVEWNLSEEDLRYWRASIERIEHHTEPMV; encoded by the coding sequence ATGGTCCCCGAGTCCCGAACCGTGAAGCGGACGATTCCGTGGATCGTTCCGAGTACGCTCGTCGCCGTCCTCGCCGTTATCGTCGGTCGGCGTCGGTTCGACCACGAAATCCAACGCCATCTCGACGAGTTACGCTCGGATGCGAACGCCCCCGAGCGGCGGGTGTTCACCGAAGCGGACATCGACGGACTTCCGGACCCTGTCAGGCGGTACTTCGAATCGGTGCTCGCGGAGGGACAACCGTACGTCAGGACGGTTCGTCTCGACCAACGCGGTCAGTTTCGCCTCGGCGGGAGGGATGCACAGTGGCGGCCGCTCGACGCGACACAGCACTTCTCGGTCCGTCCGCCCGCGTTCGTCTGGGACGCAGAGATCGGGGTGCTTCCGCTACTTTCGGTCCACGTTCTGGATCTGTACAAACGCCGTCAGGGGTTCTTGCGCGCTCGACTCCTCTCCGCGATTCCCGTCGCCAGCGCCGGTCCGAGTCCCGAGATGAACGCGGGCGAGTTGGTCCGCTATCTCGCCGAGGCCGTCTGGTTCCCGACTGCACTGTTGCCCGCGAGCGGGGTCGAGTGGGAGGCAGTCGACGAACGCTCCGCGAGGGCGACGCTCGAACACGACGGCGTATCGGCGTCGCTGGTCTTTCATTTCAACGAGCGGGGCGAAGTGGAACGCGTCACGACCGAGCGCTATCGACAGGAGGACGATTCGTTCGTCCCGTGGACCGGACGGTTCTCCGACTACGAGGTCCGGAACGGCCTCCGTATTCCGACCGACGCAACCGTCGAGTGGAACCTGTCCGAGGAGGACCTGCGCTACTGGCGAGCCAGCATCGAACGGATCGAACATCACACGGAACCGATGGTGTGA
- the rqcH gene encoding ribosome rescue protein RqcH translates to MDRKRELSSIDLAAVSRELNSFEGAKVDKAYLYGDDLLRLKMRDFDRGRLELLVEVGEIKRAHTVAPEHVPPAPGRPPNFAMMLRNRLSGADFAGVEQFEFDRILQFHFKREDGDTTIVAELFGQGNVAVLDENNEVIDCLDTVRLKSRTVAPGSQYEFPSSRVNPLDIDYEEFEYRMNDSDTDIVRTLATQLNFGGLYAEEVCTRAGVEKAKDIADATEEEYERVFAAIERVKEPLETGDFDPRVYYEDDVRTDVTPFPLEEYEDKDSEAFDSFNAAVDDYFTNLDLSENEDAGEPQKPDFQAQIEKQQRIIDQQEGAIEGFEQQADAEREKAELLYANYGFVDEILSTVRSARAEDTPWADIEARFEEGAERGIEQAEAVQGIDPSEGTVTVRIDDTDITLFPDDGVEKNANRLYQEAKRIESKKEGALAAIEDTREELEEVKQRAEEWEAEPEEERTEPENIDWLSRASIPVRKQEQWYERFRWFRTSDGFLVLGGRNADENEELVKKYMDRNDLFFHSQAHGGPITILKTSDPSEPSKDVDVPEESKREAAQFAVSYSSVWKDGRFAGEAYMVNPDQVSKTPESGEYLEKGAFTIRGDRTYFDDTEVGVAVGITVEPNTRVIGGPPSAIEKQAETVIEVEPGQYAQNDAAKRLYREFRERFEDTSFVRKVASPDLIQEFLPAGGSRMRD, encoded by the coding sequence ATGGACAGAAAGCGGGAGCTTTCGAGCATCGACCTCGCCGCGGTCTCGCGGGAGTTGAACTCCTTCGAGGGTGCGAAGGTCGATAAAGCGTATCTCTACGGCGACGACCTGTTGCGCCTGAAGATGCGCGATTTCGACCGCGGTCGCCTCGAACTGCTCGTGGAAGTGGGCGAGATAAAACGCGCCCACACAGTCGCACCGGAACACGTCCCGCCCGCGCCGGGCAGGCCGCCGAACTTCGCCATGATGCTGCGAAACCGCCTTTCAGGGGCGGATTTCGCGGGCGTCGAACAGTTCGAGTTCGACCGCATCCTCCAGTTCCACTTCAAACGCGAGGACGGCGACACGACCATCGTCGCGGAACTGTTCGGACAGGGCAACGTCGCGGTGCTGGACGAGAACAACGAGGTCATCGACTGTCTCGACACCGTACGGCTCAAATCCCGTACCGTCGCGCCGGGGTCACAGTACGAGTTCCCCAGTTCGCGGGTGAACCCGCTCGACATCGACTACGAGGAGTTCGAGTACCGGATGAACGACTCGGACACCGACATCGTTCGGACGCTGGCGACGCAACTCAACTTCGGCGGCCTGTACGCCGAGGAAGTCTGCACCCGTGCGGGTGTCGAGAAGGCGAAGGACATCGCGGACGCGACGGAGGAGGAGTACGAACGCGTCTTCGCCGCTATCGAACGAGTCAAAGAACCGCTGGAGACCGGCGACTTCGACCCCCGCGTCTACTACGAGGACGACGTGCGTACCGACGTGACGCCGTTCCCGCTCGAAGAGTACGAGGACAAGGACTCGGAGGCGTTCGACTCGTTCAACGCGGCCGTCGACGACTACTTCACCAACCTCGACCTCTCCGAGAACGAGGACGCGGGCGAACCACAGAAACCGGATTTCCAAGCCCAGATCGAGAAACAACAGCGCATCATCGACCAACAGGAGGGCGCTATCGAGGGCTTCGAACAGCAGGCGGACGCCGAGCGCGAGAAGGCCGAACTGCTGTACGCCAACTACGGTTTCGTGGACGAAATCCTCTCGACGGTGCGGAGCGCCCGCGCCGAGGACACGCCGTGGGCCGACATCGAAGCGCGGTTCGAGGAAGGTGCCGAGCGCGGCATCGAACAGGCCGAGGCCGTGCAGGGAATCGACCCGAGCGAGGGAACCGTCACGGTTCGAATCGACGACACCGACATCACGCTGTTCCCGGACGACGGCGTCGAGAAGAACGCCAACCGCCTCTATCAGGAGGCCAAGCGAATCGAGTCCAAAAAGGAGGGTGCGTTGGCCGCCATCGAGGACACCCGAGAGGAGTTGGAGGAGGTCAAACAGCGCGCCGAGGAGTGGGAGGCCGAACCTGAAGAGGAGCGGACGGAACCGGAGAACATCGACTGGCTCTCGCGGGCGTCGATTCCGGTCCGAAAGCAGGAGCAGTGGTACGAGCGGTTCCGCTGGTTCCGCACTTCGGACGGGTTTCTCGTCCTCGGCGGACGCAACGCCGACGAGAACGAGGAACTCGTCAAGAAGTACATGGACCGAAACGACCTGTTCTTCCACTCGCAGGCACACGGCGGTCCCATCACCATCCTGAAAACGTCCGACCCGAGCGAGCCGTCGAAGGACGTCGACGTTCCGGAGGAGAGCAAACGGGAGGCCGCCCAGTTCGCAGTCTCCTACTCGTCCGTTTGGAAGGACGGCCGCTTTGCCGGAGAGGCCTACATGGTCAACCCCGACCAGGTGTCGAAGACGCCCGAGAGCGGCGAATACCTCGAAAAGGGCGCGTTCACGATTCGCGGCGACCGGACGTACTTCGACGACACCGAGGTCGGCGTGGCGGTCGGCATCACCGTCGAACCGAACACCCGCGTCATCGGCGGCCCGCCGTCGGCCATCGAAAAGCAGGCCGAGACAGTCATCGAGGTCGAACCGGGCCAGTACGCCCAAAACGATGCGGCGAAGCGACTCTACCGGGAGTTCCGCGAGCGGTTCGAGGACACGTCGTTCGTCCGCAAGGTGGCGAGTCCGGACCTGATTCAGGAGTTCCTCCCGGCGGGCGGCAGTCGGATGAGAGACTGA